From Diaminobutyricibacter sp. McL0608, one genomic window encodes:
- the lipA gene encoding lipoyl synthase, translating to MTAAPEGRRMLRLEIRNAETPIERKPEWIKTKAKMGPEFRQLQALVKSEELHTVCQEAGCPNIYECWEDREATFLIGGSQCTRRCDFCQIDTGKPADYDTDEPRRVAESVAQMSLRYATVTGVARDDLPDEGSWLYAETIREIHRQSPGTGVEILVPDFSGNPEYLGEVFGAHPEVFAHNVETVPRIFKRIRPAFRYDRSLDVITQGRNAGLITKSNLILGMGEERSEVSQALQDLHDAGTDIITITQYLRPSPRHLPVARWVHPEEFVELKHEAEEIGFLGVLAGPLVRSSYRAGRLWAQSMLAKGREVPEGLRHLADASLGFAQAVS from the coding sequence ATGACGGCAGCGCCCGAAGGACGCCGGATGCTCCGGCTCGAGATTCGCAACGCAGAGACCCCCATCGAACGCAAACCCGAGTGGATCAAGACCAAAGCCAAAATGGGGCCCGAGTTCCGCCAGCTGCAGGCGCTCGTGAAGAGCGAAGAGCTCCACACGGTCTGCCAGGAGGCCGGCTGCCCCAATATCTACGAGTGCTGGGAAGACCGCGAAGCGACCTTCCTGATCGGCGGTTCGCAGTGCACGCGGCGCTGCGACTTCTGCCAGATCGACACGGGCAAGCCCGCCGACTACGACACGGATGAGCCCCGTCGTGTCGCTGAGTCGGTCGCTCAGATGAGCCTGAGGTACGCCACCGTCACGGGTGTGGCGCGTGACGATCTGCCGGATGAGGGCTCCTGGCTCTACGCGGAGACCATCCGGGAGATCCACCGCCAGAGCCCTGGCACGGGAGTCGAGATCCTGGTTCCCGACTTCTCGGGCAACCCCGAATACCTCGGCGAGGTCTTCGGCGCCCATCCGGAAGTCTTCGCCCACAACGTGGAGACGGTGCCGCGCATCTTCAAGCGCATCCGGCCGGCGTTCCGCTACGACCGCTCGCTCGACGTGATCACCCAGGGACGCAACGCGGGCCTGATCACGAAGTCGAACCTGATCCTCGGGATGGGTGAGGAGCGTTCCGAGGTCAGCCAGGCGCTGCAGGACCTGCACGACGCCGGAACCGACATCATCACGATCACCCAATACCTGCGTCCCAGCCCCCGACACCTGCCGGTCGCCCGCTGGGTGCACCCGGAGGAATTCGTCGAACTGAAACATGAAGCCGAGGAGATCGGCTTTCTCGGTGTTCTCGCAGGTCCGCTGGTCCGGTCGTCGTATCGCGCGGGTCGTCTGTGGGCGCAGTCCATGCTCGCGAAGGGGCGCGAAGTTCCCGAAGGCCTCAGGCATCTGGCGGATGCGTCCCTCGGCTTCGCCCAGGCCGTCTCCTGA
- the lipB gene encoding lipoyl(octanoyl) transferase LipB, translated as MIDFVATGLSANSVPYLEALQQQRDLHAAVVAGRAPDTVILLEHPSVYTAGKRTEDSERPTDGTPVIDVDRGGKITWHGPGQLVGYPILHLAEPIDVVDYVRRLEGMLIDVLATLGVPGVRVEGRSGVWIVGDGPDRKIAAIGIRVAEGVTMHGFALNCSNGFEAYGHIVACGIRDAGVTSISEVLGRTVTPSDIVPLITDAFVRVFGNAELETVA; from the coding sequence GTGATCGACTTCGTCGCCACGGGGCTAAGCGCCAACTCCGTGCCGTATCTCGAGGCTCTTCAGCAGCAGCGTGACCTTCACGCGGCCGTCGTTGCGGGCCGGGCGCCAGACACCGTCATCCTCCTCGAGCACCCGTCGGTGTACACCGCCGGCAAGCGCACCGAGGACTCTGAACGGCCGACAGACGGCACGCCCGTCATCGATGTCGACCGTGGGGGCAAGATCACCTGGCATGGGCCTGGGCAGCTCGTCGGCTACCCGATCCTGCACCTCGCCGAACCGATCGACGTCGTCGACTACGTGCGCCGCCTCGAAGGGATGCTGATCGACGTGCTCGCGACGCTCGGCGTCCCCGGGGTACGTGTCGAGGGACGATCGGGAGTGTGGATCGTCGGCGACGGACCGGACCGCAAGATCGCAGCCATCGGCATCCGTGTCGCCGAGGGGGTGACGATGCACGGTTTCGCACTGAACTGCTCCAACGGTTTCGAGGCGTACGGCCACATCGTCGCGTGCGGCATCCGCGACGCCGGGGTCACCTCGATCAGCGAGGTCCTCGGGCGCACGGTGACGCCGAGCGATATCGTTCCGCTCATCACGGACGCGTTCGTACGCGTCTTCGGAAACGCAGAACTGGAGACCGTGGCATGA
- a CDS encoding protein kinase domain-containing protein, with translation MRRERETLESKAQLELRVDAEAARAGLRVLRDLGDGGTSRVCLAVPIDADPFGPLDAPRTALKVARFSGKDARPTREDRVLAAVRSPHVVALLRTLGPGSTTLLLEYVAGGTLAELLARREFVRLGEAVTIVVSVLRALRAIHGEGYAHGSLSASKVMFAADGRPIIVGLSHASSLETKAGASIIQTPDTDGFREIVRLVARAVGDPVIVPEAEELAALAKSALPQAADSAGWEQLEADVFAIGRPEPVLLVPPGGPVVHGADSTADDTRQRAEGRRESVGAFRTWHDRVDGAAIRRRLREKRRLVIYSAGCIALAATTVAVVVGAPQSNEQSRSAPAPVSGTWTPLSAGETPGTESQPTAPAHPLPTPGDTGHGTTDPGPDEDPVDAADRLLRARLACFSATPLNGDCLDALLQPGSAMDAIDRAELRVAVSAGAASERDYRDYEVSLLERMGDAALVALTPSTSSDSARKSTQTKPASLLIVRGEAGWRLRELFEN, from the coding sequence ATGCGTCGTGAACGAGAAACACTGGAGTCCAAGGCGCAACTGGAGTTGCGGGTCGACGCGGAAGCGGCCAGGGCCGGATTGCGGGTCCTCCGGGACCTCGGAGACGGCGGAACATCTCGCGTGTGCCTCGCGGTTCCGATCGACGCCGACCCCTTCGGGCCGCTCGACGCGCCACGCACCGCACTGAAGGTCGCCCGATTCTCCGGAAAGGATGCTCGTCCGACACGAGAGGACCGGGTGCTGGCTGCCGTGCGGTCGCCGCACGTCGTCGCGCTGCTCCGCACTCTCGGACCCGGATCGACGACGCTCCTGCTCGAGTACGTGGCAGGCGGAACTCTCGCGGAGCTCCTGGCGCGGAGAGAATTCGTCCGGCTGGGTGAAGCCGTGACGATCGTCGTCTCCGTGCTGCGCGCGCTCCGGGCGATTCACGGGGAAGGTTATGCCCACGGTTCGCTCTCGGCCTCGAAGGTGATGTTCGCGGCGGATGGCAGGCCTATCATCGTCGGGCTGTCGCACGCGTCATCCCTTGAGACGAAAGCCGGAGCGTCCATCATCCAGACACCGGACACCGACGGCTTTCGGGAGATCGTCCGTCTTGTCGCCCGCGCAGTCGGCGATCCGGTGATCGTCCCGGAGGCGGAGGAGTTGGCCGCGTTGGCGAAGTCCGCACTGCCCCAGGCTGCCGACTCCGCGGGCTGGGAGCAGCTCGAGGCCGACGTGTTCGCGATCGGTCGTCCGGAGCCCGTGCTGCTGGTTCCGCCGGGTGGGCCGGTGGTGCACGGCGCCGATTCGACCGCCGACGACACTCGTCAACGGGCCGAGGGCAGGCGTGAATCGGTCGGCGCCTTTCGCACCTGGCATGATCGCGTGGATGGTGCGGCAATCCGGCGTCGGCTGCGCGAGAAACGCAGGCTCGTGATCTACTCGGCAGGATGCATCGCACTCGCTGCCACGACCGTTGCCGTCGTGGTGGGTGCACCGCAGAGCAATGAGCAGTCCCGGTCGGCGCCCGCGCCGGTGTCGGGTACTTGGACGCCATTGTCGGCCGGCGAGACGCCTGGGACGGAGTCGCAACCGACTGCACCGGCCCATCCTCTGCCGACGCCCGGCGATACTGGTCACGGCACGACGGACCCGGGCCCGGACGAAGACCCTGTCGACGCCGCGGATCGGCTGTTGCGCGCGCGCCTTGCGTGCTTTTCAGCGACGCCGCTCAACGGGGATTGCCTCGATGCGCTACTCCAGCCCGGTTCGGCCATGGATGCGATCGACCGTGCCGAGCTGAGGGTGGCTGTGTCGGCCGGCGCAGCGAGCGAGCGGGACTACCGCGACTACGAGGTCTCGCTCCTGGAACGCATGGGCGATGCTGCACTTGTCGCGCTGACGCCCAGCACATCCTCGGACTCGGCTCGGAAGTCGACGCAGACCAAACCGGCCTCGCTCCTGATCGTCAGGGGCGAGGCCGGGTGGAGGCTGCGAGAGCTCTTCGAGAACTAG
- the sucB gene encoding 2-oxoglutarate dehydrogenase, E2 component, dihydrolipoamide succinyltransferase — translation MSESVSLPALGESVTEGTVTRWLKNVGDRVEVDEPLLEVSTDKVDTEIPSPVAGVIEAILVQEDETVEVGTALVTIGDGSGGGEAPAAPAAEAAPAEAPAAPAEPEAAPAEPAAAPEAPAPAAEAPAAPAEPAQAPAEAPAEPVATPAPAEPVAAPAPVAEAPVVPEPVAAEPVAAPAAEAPAAPEPVAAPAPAAEAAPVAAPAAPAPAAAPTGAHVGSGYVTPIVRKLANEQGVDLSNVTGTGVGGRIRKQDILDAGTPSTPAPAEAPVAAPAPLEVSPLRGTTQPMSRLRKVVAERAVLSMQSSAQLTTVVEVDVTKVAALRDRVKADFVAKTGVKLSFLPFFGLAAAEALKAYPVINATIDGDSIVYPDHENISIAVDTERGLLTPVVRNAGDLDIAGLAREIADLAERTRENRLKPDELAGGTFTLTNTGSRGALFDTPVVFLPQVAILGTGIVSKKPVVVTADGSDSIAIRSTVYLALSYDHRIVDGADAARFLVAVKNRLEGGAFEPNLGI, via the coding sequence ATGAGCGAATCCGTCAGCCTCCCGGCACTCGGTGAGAGTGTCACGGAAGGCACGGTCACCCGCTGGTTGAAGAACGTAGGGGACCGTGTCGAGGTCGACGAGCCCCTGCTCGAGGTATCGACCGACAAGGTCGACACCGAGATCCCCTCCCCTGTGGCAGGTGTGATCGAGGCGATCCTCGTGCAGGAGGACGAGACCGTCGAGGTCGGCACTGCGCTCGTAACGATCGGTGACGGATCCGGTGGAGGCGAGGCCCCGGCCGCGCCCGCTGCCGAAGCCGCTCCGGCCGAAGCCCCGGCTGCGCCCGCTGAGCCTGAGGCCGCTCCGGCCGAGCCTGCTGCTGCTCCCGAGGCACCGGCGCCGGCCGCTGAAGCCCCTGCTGCCCCCGCAGAGCCTGCTCAGGCGCCCGCAGAGGCTCCCGCCGAGCCGGTAGCGACTCCCGCACCGGCAGAGCCCGTCGCGGCTCCCGCACCGGTCGCCGAGGCGCCCGTCGTGCCCGAGCCGGTCGCGGCCGAGCCGGTGGCGGCGCCCGCCGCCGAGGCACCGGCTGCGCCGGAGCCCGTAGCGGCACCGGCACCTGCCGCGGAGGCTGCACCTGTCGCTGCTCCCGCCGCTCCCGCTCCTGCCGCAGCACCGACCGGCGCGCACGTCGGTTCCGGCTACGTCACCCCGATTGTTCGCAAGCTCGCCAACGAGCAGGGCGTCGACCTGTCGAACGTGACGGGAACCGGTGTCGGTGGCCGTATTCGCAAGCAGGACATCCTCGACGCGGGCACGCCCTCGACTCCTGCGCCTGCAGAGGCGCCCGTCGCTGCCCCCGCTCCGCTGGAGGTCTCGCCTCTTCGCGGCACGACGCAGCCGATGTCACGGCTGCGCAAGGTCGTTGCCGAGCGCGCAGTCCTTTCCATGCAGTCGTCGGCACAGCTCACGACCGTCGTCGAGGTCGATGTCACCAAGGTCGCTGCTCTGCGCGACCGGGTGAAGGCCGACTTCGTGGCCAAGACGGGCGTGAAGCTCTCGTTCCTGCCGTTCTTCGGACTCGCTGCAGCCGAAGCGCTGAAGGCGTACCCGGTCATCAACGCGACAATCGACGGCGACTCGATCGTCTACCCCGACCACGAGAACATCTCGATCGCGGTCGACACTGAGCGCGGTCTCCTCACCCCGGTCGTTCGCAACGCCGGTGACCTCGACATCGCCGGTCTTGCTCGCGAGATCGCAGATCTGGCGGAGCGTACGCGCGAGAACCGCCTGAAGCCGGACGAGCTCGCGGGGGGAACCTTCACGCTGACGAACACCGGCTCGCGCGGCGCGCTGTTCGACACCCCGGTGGTCTTCCTTCCTCAGGTGGCGATCCTGGGAACGGGCATCGTTTCCAAGAAGCCTGTCGTCGTGACCGCTGACGGCTCGGACTCGATCGCGATCCGCTCGACCGTGTACCTGGCCCTGTCGTACGACCACCGCATCGTGGACGGTGCCGACGCCGCACGCTTCCTGGTCGCGGTGAAGAACCGCCTCGAGGGCGGCGCATTCGAACCGAACCTCGGAATCTAG
- the lpdA gene encoding dihydrolipoyl dehydrogenase, with translation MSEQNFDIVVLGGGSGGYAAALRASELGFTVGMIEKDKVGGTCLHRGCIPTKALLHAAEVADYSRESSKYGINTTFEGIDIAGVTTYREGIVAKKYKGLQGLVKARGITVIEGTGRLISPTTVQVGDDTIVGKNVILATGSYSRSLPGLEIGGRVITSEQALELDFVPKKVAVLGGGVIGVEFASVWKSFGAEVSIIEALPHLVPNEDEAISKALERAFRRRGIDFRLGVRFQGVTQNDDGVVVTLENGDTVEAELLLVAVGRGPLTADLGYEEVGVTMDRGFVITNERLATNIPGVFAVGDIVPGLQLAHRGFQQGIFVAEEIAGLNPVVIPDVNIPKVTYCDPEVASVGLSESRAVEQYGADNVSSYDYSLAGNGKSEIIGTSGSVKVVRVNDGPVVGVHMIGARVGELIGEAQLAVNWEAYPEDIAPLVHAHPTQNESLGEAFLYLAGKPLHTL, from the coding sequence GTGTCTGAGCAGAACTTTGACATTGTGGTGCTCGGCGGTGGGAGCGGAGGCTACGCGGCAGCATTGCGCGCGAGCGAGCTCGGTTTCACTGTCGGCATGATCGAGAAGGACAAGGTCGGAGGCACCTGTCTTCACCGGGGTTGCATCCCCACGAAGGCCCTGCTCCACGCGGCGGAGGTCGCGGATTATTCGCGTGAGTCGTCGAAGTACGGCATCAACACGACGTTCGAGGGCATCGACATCGCCGGTGTCACGACGTATCGCGAGGGCATCGTCGCCAAGAAGTACAAGGGCCTCCAGGGTCTGGTGAAGGCGCGCGGCATCACGGTCATCGAAGGCACCGGCCGCCTGATCTCCCCCACCACCGTCCAGGTGGGCGACGACACGATCGTCGGCAAGAACGTGATTCTCGCAACGGGTTCGTACTCGCGCTCGCTTCCCGGTCTCGAGATCGGCGGACGTGTCATCACGAGCGAGCAGGCGCTCGAGCTCGACTTCGTACCGAAGAAGGTCGCTGTGCTCGGCGGCGGTGTCATCGGCGTGGAGTTCGCCAGCGTCTGGAAGTCGTTCGGCGCCGAGGTCTCCATCATCGAGGCACTGCCTCACCTGGTCCCCAACGAAGACGAAGCGATCAGCAAGGCGCTCGAGCGCGCGTTCCGCCGCCGCGGGATCGACTTCCGCCTCGGCGTCCGCTTCCAGGGTGTCACCCAGAACGACGACGGCGTCGTCGTCACGCTGGAGAACGGCGACACCGTCGAGGCAGAGCTCCTGCTCGTCGCGGTCGGCCGTGGCCCGTTGACGGCCGACCTCGGCTACGAAGAGGTCGGCGTCACCATGGACCGCGGGTTCGTCATCACGAACGAGCGACTCGCCACCAACATCCCGGGTGTCTTCGCCGTCGGCGACATCGTTCCCGGCCTCCAGCTCGCGCACCGCGGCTTCCAGCAGGGCATCTTCGTCGCCGAGGAGATCGCGGGCCTCAACCCCGTCGTGATCCCCGACGTGAACATCCCGAAGGTCACCTACTGCGACCCCGAGGTCGCTTCGGTCGGTCTCAGCGAGTCGCGCGCCGTCGAGCAGTACGGCGCCGACAACGTTTCGAGCTACGACTACAGCCTCGCAGGCAATGGCAAGAGCGAGATCATCGGCACCTCCGGTTCGGTCAAGGTCGTTCGCGTGAACGACGGCCCGGTCGTCGGCGTGCACATGATCGGCGCCCGCGTCGGCGAACTCATCGGCGAAGCCCAGCTCGCCGTGAACTGGGAGGCCTACCCCGAGGACATCGCCCCGCTGGTTCACGCGCACCCCACGCAGAACGAGTCTCTCGGCGAGGCGTTCCTGTACCTCGCGGGCAAGCCGCTCCACACCCTGTAA